From Mycobacterium lacus, one genomic window encodes:
- a CDS encoding SLC13 family permease, with amino-acid sequence MALILSLLLLAVVLGFAVARPRGWPEAFAAIPAAGILIAVGAISLQQAAAQVAGLARVAAFLGAVLVLAKLCDDEGLFEAAGAAMARRDIESQGLMRQVFVIAATITAALSLDATVVLMTPVVLATVRRLRAPLRPYAYSTAHLANAASLLLPVSNLTNLLAYHVADISFVKFTVVMTLPWVAAVAAVYVVFRWFFARDLRVEPDPQQLGPPPRPPVFVLVVVALTLAGFAFAEWVGVAPAWAALVGAAVLAARSLRHRRTSIAEIGRSANVSFLVFVLALGVVVQAVMLNGMTAKMRAVLPTGSGLPALLGIAAVAAVLANLVNNLPATLVLMPLVAANGPVAVLAVLIGVNIGPNLTYVGSLSNLLWRSVLRQQNVEARVGEYTRLGLCTVPTALVVAVLALWVSVRLLGT; translated from the coding sequence TTGGCCCTGATCCTCAGTCTGCTGCTGCTTGCGGTCGTGCTCGGGTTCGCCGTCGCGCGGCCGCGGGGGTGGCCTGAGGCATTCGCCGCGATCCCGGCAGCCGGCATCCTGATCGCTGTCGGCGCGATCTCGTTACAGCAGGCTGCCGCCCAGGTGGCCGGACTGGCTCGGGTGGCCGCATTCCTGGGTGCGGTCCTGGTGCTGGCCAAGCTGTGCGACGACGAAGGCCTGTTCGAGGCCGCGGGCGCGGCGATGGCACGACGAGACATCGAGTCGCAGGGCCTGATGCGGCAGGTGTTCGTCATCGCCGCAACCATCACCGCCGCGCTCAGCCTGGACGCGACCGTGGTGTTGATGACCCCGGTGGTGCTGGCCACCGTGCGACGGCTGCGGGCCCCGTTGCGTCCGTACGCGTACTCCACCGCCCACCTGGCCAACGCGGCCTCGCTGCTGCTTCCGGTATCGAATCTGACCAACCTGCTCGCCTACCACGTCGCCGACATTTCGTTCGTCAAGTTCACCGTCGTGATGACGCTGCCGTGGGTGGCCGCTGTGGCCGCGGTGTACGTGGTCTTCCGGTGGTTTTTCGCCCGGGATCTGCGGGTCGAGCCGGATCCCCAGCAACTCGGGCCACCGCCGCGTCCACCGGTGTTCGTCTTGGTCGTGGTTGCTCTCACGCTTGCCGGGTTCGCGTTCGCCGAGTGGGTGGGCGTGGCCCCTGCCTGGGCGGCGTTGGTCGGCGCCGCGGTGTTGGCAGCGCGAAGCCTACGGCACCGACGCACCTCGATAGCCGAAATCGGGCGCTCGGCGAACGTCTCGTTTCTGGTGTTCGTGCTCGCGCTGGGCGTCGTCGTGCAAGCGGTCATGCTCAACGGGATGACCGCCAAGATGCGCGCGGTGCTGCCGACCGGTTCGGGACTGCCGGCGCTGCTCGGCATCGCCGCGGTGGCCGCCGTGCTGGCAAACCTGGTCAACAACCTGCCGGCGACACTGGTGTTGATGCCGCTGGTCGCCGCTAACGGGCCGGTGGCCGTCCTGGCCGTGCTGATCGGCGTCAACATCGGCCCCAACCTGACCTACGTCGGCTCGCTGTCCAATCTGCTGTGGCGAAGCGTGCTGCGCCAGCAGAACGTCGAGGCCAGGGTCGGCGAATACACGCGCCTCGGGTTGTGCACCGTGCCTACGGCGTTGGTGGTGGCGGTGCTCGCGCTGTGGGTCAGCGTGCGATTGTTGGGCACCTAA
- a CDS encoding MBL fold metallo-hydrolase: MRLKLGRPDIARYANRFNVPAAAPDAPLSVTWMGVATLLLDDGSSALMTDGYFSRPGLARVAAGKVAPSPARVDGCLARAKVSRLAAVIPVHTHIDHAMDSALVADRTGARLVGGESAANVGRGYGLPEDRLVVAVPGEPIRLGAYDVTLVESHHCPPDRFPGVITAPLVPPVKASAYRCGEAWSTLVHHPPSGRRLLIQGSAGFVTGALTGHRADAVYLSVGQLGLQPRSYLVDYWTQTVRAVGARRAVLIHWDDFFRPLSKPLRALPYAGDDLDVCIRVLDELAAQDGVLLQMPTVWRREDPWV, from the coding sequence ATGCGACTGAAGCTCGGTCGTCCCGACATCGCCCGATACGCGAACCGATTCAACGTGCCGGCCGCCGCACCCGACGCGCCGCTGTCGGTGACGTGGATGGGCGTGGCGACGTTGCTGCTCGACGACGGGTCGTCGGCGTTGATGACCGACGGCTACTTCTCCCGCCCCGGCCTGGCGCGGGTGGCCGCGGGCAAGGTGGCACCCTCACCGGCGCGCGTCGACGGTTGCCTGGCCCGGGCCAAGGTGTCGCGGCTTGCGGCCGTCATCCCGGTGCACACTCACATCGACCACGCGATGGATTCCGCGCTGGTCGCCGACCGTACCGGTGCGCGGCTGGTCGGGGGCGAGTCGGCGGCCAACGTGGGGCGCGGATACGGGCTGCCCGAGGACCGTCTGGTCGTGGCGGTGCCCGGTGAGCCAATTCGGTTGGGCGCCTATGACGTAACGCTGGTTGAGTCACACCACTGCCCACCCGACCGGTTTCCCGGTGTGATTACCGCACCGCTGGTCCCGCCGGTGAAGGCGTCGGCCTACCGGTGCGGTGAGGCGTGGTCGACGCTGGTGCACCACCCGCCGTCGGGCCGGCGGCTGTTGATCCAGGGCAGCGCGGGATTCGTAACCGGAGCGCTGACCGGCCACCGCGCCGATGCGGTCTACCTCAGCGTCGGCCAGCTGGGCCTGCAGCCGCGGTCGTATTTGGTCGACTACTGGACGCAGACCGTGCGCGCGGTGGGGGCGCGCCGGGCTGTCCTCATCCACTGGGACGATTTCTTCCGCCCGCTGTCAAAACCGTTGCGGGCCTTGCCGTATGCGGGCGATGACCTAGACGTGTGCATCCGCGTCCTCGACGAGCTCGCCGCGCAGGACGGCGTCTTGCTGCAGATGCCGACGGTGTGGCGCCGCGAGGATCCCTGGGTATAA
- a CDS encoding sensor domain-containing protein translates to MRQQIAALASVCALAVGCTNTVNGTAVAADKSGPLNRDPVPVAALDGLLLDVSQINHELGASSMKVWYSAKAMWDWSKSVVDKNCLAIDGPAQDKVYAGTGWTGMRGQRLDDSVDDSKRRTHYAIQAVVAFPGAHDANTFFNNQVQSWSSCSNRRFSDVSPDQPDTLWTVGGVTNDNGTLSTSQVQEGGDGWTCQRALTVRNNVAIDVVTCAYSQTGSVAIDIATQIAAKVARQ, encoded by the coding sequence GTGCGCCAGCAGATCGCCGCGCTGGCCAGCGTGTGCGCGCTTGCCGTCGGCTGCACGAACACCGTCAACGGCACGGCCGTCGCCGCCGACAAGTCGGGACCACTGAATCGGGATCCCGTACCGGTTGCGGCGCTGGACGGGCTGCTGCTCGACGTGAGCCAGATCAACCATGAGCTCGGCGCGAGTTCGATGAAGGTGTGGTACAGCGCCAAGGCGATGTGGGACTGGAGCAAGAGCGTCGTCGACAAGAATTGCCTGGCGATAGACGGTCCCGCACAGGACAAGGTCTATGCCGGCACCGGGTGGACCGGCATGCGCGGGCAGCGGCTCGATGACAGCGTCGACGACTCCAAGAGACGCACGCATTACGCCATTCAGGCGGTCGTCGCCTTTCCCGGCGCCCACGATGCCAACACGTTCTTCAACAATCAGGTGCAGAGCTGGAGTAGCTGCTCGAACCGGCGGTTTTCCGATGTCAGCCCCGATCAGCCCGACACCTTGTGGACGGTGGGTGGGGTCACCAACGACAACGGCACGCTGTCCACCTCGCAGGTCCAGGAGGGCGGCGACGGTTGGACCTGTCAGCGCGCCCTGACGGTGCGCAACAACGTGGCGATCGATGTCGTGACGTGTGCGTACAGCCAAACGGGTTCGGTGGCGATCGACATCGCGACGCAAATCGCGGCCAAGGTGGCTAGGCAGTAG
- a CDS encoding LacI family DNA-binding transcriptional regulator — protein sequence MSPTPRRRATLASLAAELKVSRTTISNAFNRPDQLSADLRERVLATAKRMGYAGPDPLARSLRTRKAGAVGLVMAEPLTYFFSDPAARDFVAGVAQSCEELGQGLLLVAVGPSKSLEEGTAAVLAAGVDGFVVYSVCDDDPYLQVVLQRRLPVVVVDQPKGLSGVSRVGIDDRAAMRGLAGYVLGLGHREIGLLTMRLGRDRRQAPVDAERLQSPTFDVQRERILGVWDAMTAAGVDPDSLTVVESYEHLPTSGGTAAKVALDANPRITALMCTADILALSAMDYLRAHGIYVPGQMSVTGFDGVPEAISRGLTTVAQPSLRKGRRAGELLLKPPRSGLPAVELLDTQLIRGRTAGAPA from the coding sequence GTGAGCCCCACACCCCGCAGGCGGGCGACTCTAGCGTCGCTGGCAGCCGAGCTCAAGGTGTCGCGCACCACGATCTCCAACGCCTTCAACCGACCGGACCAGCTCTCCGCCGATCTGCGCGAACGGGTGCTGGCCACGGCCAAGCGAATGGGTTACGCCGGACCGGATCCGCTGGCGCGTTCGCTGCGGACCCGCAAAGCCGGTGCGGTCGGCTTGGTGATGGCCGAACCACTGACCTATTTCTTCAGCGACCCGGCGGCGCGGGATTTCGTTGCGGGAGTGGCGCAATCGTGTGAGGAGCTGGGTCAGGGACTGCTGCTGGTGGCCGTGGGACCCAGCAAGAGCCTCGAAGAGGGAACCGCCGCCGTGCTGGCCGCCGGGGTGGACGGCTTCGTGGTGTATTCGGTATGCGACGACGATCCCTACCTGCAGGTCGTTTTGCAGCGGCGCCTCCCCGTCGTCGTGGTTGACCAGCCCAAAGGCCTCTCCGGAGTGTCCCGGGTGGGCATCGACGACCGGGCGGCCATGCGCGGGCTCGCCGGCTACGTGCTCGGCTTGGGACACCGCGAGATCGGGTTGCTGACCATGCGGCTGGGCCGGGACCGCCGGCAAGCCCCGGTGGACGCCGAACGGCTGCAATCGCCGACCTTCGATGTGCAACGCGAACGCATCCTCGGCGTCTGGGATGCGATGACCGCGGCCGGCGTGGACCCGGATTCGCTGACCGTGGTGGAAAGCTACGAGCACCTGCCGACGTCGGGCGGCACCGCCGCCAAGGTGGCGCTGGACGCCAACCCGCGGATCACCGCGCTAATGTGCACGGCCGACATCTTGGCGTTGTCGGCCATGGATTACCTTCGCGCACATGGCATTTACGTGCCCGGCCAGATGAGCGTCACCGGGTTCGACGGGGTGCCCGAGGCGATAAGCCGGGGACTGACCACGGTGGCGCAGCCCAGCCTGCGGAAGGGCCGCCGGGCTGGCGAGCTGCTGCTCAAGCCGCCTCGGTCCGGCCTGCCCGCCGTCGAGCTGCTGGACACGCAACTGATTCGGGGGCGCACGGCGGGTGCGCCCGCTTAG
- the kstR gene encoding cholesterol catabolism transcriptional regulator KstR: MAVLAESELGTEAQRERRKRILDATMAIASKGGYEAVQMRAVADRADVAVGTLYRYFPSKVHLLVSALGREFSRIDAKTDRSAVAGGTPFQRLNFMVGKLNRAMQRNPLLTEAMTRAYVFADASAASEVDHVEKLIDSMFARAMADGEPTEDQYHIARVISDVWLSNLLAWLTRRASATDVSKRLDLAVRLLIGDTEEALRAPSAD; the protein is encoded by the coding sequence GTGGCAGTGCTGGCTGAGTCCGAGCTCGGTACGGAGGCGCAGCGGGAGCGGCGCAAGCGCATCCTGGACGCGACCATGGCCATCGCGTCCAAGGGCGGCTACGAGGCGGTTCAGATGCGGGCCGTGGCGGACCGGGCCGACGTCGCGGTCGGCACGCTGTACCGGTATTTCCCGTCGAAGGTGCACCTGCTGGTGTCGGCGCTGGGCCGGGAGTTCAGCCGTATCGACGCCAAGACCGACCGTTCCGCGGTCGCCGGCGGCACCCCGTTCCAGCGGCTGAACTTCATGGTTGGCAAGCTCAACCGCGCCATGCAGCGCAATCCGCTGCTCACCGAGGCGATGACGCGTGCCTACGTGTTTGCCGACGCCTCCGCGGCCAGCGAGGTCGACCACGTCGAGAAGCTGATCGACAGCATGTTCGCGCGCGCGATGGCCGACGGCGAACCGACCGAGGACCAGTACCACATCGCGCGGGTGATCTCGGACGTGTGGTTGTCGAACCTGCTCGCGTGGCTCACCCGGCGGGCGTCGGCAACGGACGTCAGCAAGCGGCTGGACCTGGCGGTGCGGCTGCTGATCGGCGACACCGAGGAAGCGCTCCGGGCACCCAGCGCCGACTAA
- a CDS encoding acyl-CoA dehydrogenase, which yields MVATVSDDQFAARGLVRDWARDSASGSAASAAIREMEQGDADAWRPMFAGLADLGLFGVAVPEEHGGAGGSIEDLCAMVEEAAKALIPGPVATTALGALVLSRVGSSSELLGALVSGERFAGLALEGDVRFENRRASGTAEWVLGGAPGGVMLLAVGGDWLLVDTRDDGVQVEPLRATDISRPLARVVLTDAPAMLISGQRVEDLTATVLAAEAAGVTRWALDTAVAYAKVREQFGKPIGSFQAVKHLCAEMLCRAEQAEVAALDAARAARAAADSEPGQLSIAAALAASIGIAAAKANVKDCIQVLGGIGCTWEHDAHLYLRRAHSIGRFLGGTERWLRRVTALTRAGVRRRLGIDLTGVEGLRPEIAAAVAEVAALPESERQEALAAAGLLAPHWPAPYGRNASPAEQLLIDQEMAAAGVVRPDLVIGWWAAPTILEHGTPEQIERFVPATLRGEFLWCQLFSEPGAGSDLASLRTKAVRGAGGWLLTGQKVWTSAAHKARWGVCLARTDPDAPKHKGITYFLVDMTSPGIEIRPLREITGDSLFNEVFLDNVFVPDEMVVGTVNDGWRLARTTLANERIAMATGTALGNPMEELLRLVAGIELDVAQQDRLARLIVTAAAGALLDQRIAQLAVGGQDPGAQSSVRKLIGVRYRQALAEYLMDMSEGGGLVDNRAVYDFLNTRCLTIAGGTEQILLTVAAERLLGLPR from the coding sequence GTGGTAGCGACCGTCAGCGACGACCAGTTCGCGGCCCGTGGGTTGGTGCGCGATTGGGCGCGCGATTCGGCCTCGGGGTCGGCCGCGAGCGCCGCGATCCGCGAAATGGAACAGGGTGACGCCGACGCGTGGCGCCCGATGTTCGCGGGCTTGGCCGACCTCGGACTGTTTGGCGTCGCCGTTCCGGAGGAGCACGGCGGCGCCGGCGGCAGCATCGAGGACCTGTGCGCCATGGTCGAGGAGGCGGCCAAGGCCCTGATACCCGGGCCGGTCGCGACCACCGCGCTGGGCGCTCTTGTTCTCTCCCGGGTGGGCTCGTCTTCCGAATTGTTGGGCGCGCTGGTTTCCGGCGAACGCTTCGCCGGGCTCGCGCTCGAAGGCGACGTGCGGTTCGAGAACCGGAGGGCGTCCGGGACCGCCGAATGGGTGCTGGGTGGTGCACCCGGTGGCGTCATGCTGCTGGCAGTCGGCGGTGATTGGCTGCTGGTCGACACTCGCGATGACGGCGTGCAGGTGGAACCTTTGCGAGCCACCGATATCTCCCGGCCGCTGGCCCGAGTGGTGCTCACGGATGCGCCGGCAATGCTGATATCGGGGCAGCGGGTCGAGGACCTCACCGCGACCGTGCTGGCGGCCGAGGCGGCCGGGGTGACCCGATGGGCGCTGGACACCGCGGTTGCCTACGCCAAGGTGCGTGAGCAGTTCGGCAAGCCGATCGGCAGCTTTCAGGCGGTCAAGCACCTGTGCGCGGAAATGTTGTGTCGCGCCGAGCAGGCCGAGGTGGCCGCCTTGGACGCGGCGCGCGCCGCCCGGGCCGCGGCCGATTCGGAACCCGGCCAGCTATCCATCGCCGCGGCCTTGGCGGCGAGCATCGGCATCGCCGCCGCGAAGGCCAACGTCAAAGACTGCATCCAGGTGCTCGGTGGCATCGGCTGCACCTGGGAACATGACGCGCATCTGTACCTGCGCCGGGCCCACAGCATCGGGCGGTTCCTCGGCGGCACGGAGCGCTGGCTGCGCCGCGTGACGGCATTGACGCGGGCCGGGGTCCGTCGTCGTCTGGGTATCGACCTCACCGGGGTCGAGGGCCTGCGACCCGAGATCGCCGCGGCCGTCGCCGAGGTCGCCGCGCTGCCCGAGTCGGAGCGGCAGGAGGCCCTGGCCGCGGCGGGGCTGCTGGCACCGCACTGGCCGGCGCCATACGGGCGCAACGCGTCACCGGCCGAGCAGCTGTTGATCGATCAGGAGATGGCGGCCGCCGGCGTGGTGCGGCCGGACCTGGTGATCGGCTGGTGGGCGGCGCCGACCATCCTCGAGCACGGCACGCCGGAGCAGATCGAGCGCTTCGTGCCGGCCACCCTGCGTGGTGAATTCCTTTGGTGTCAGCTGTTTTCCGAGCCGGGAGCCGGATCCGACCTGGCGTCGCTGCGCACCAAGGCGGTGCGGGGGGCCGGCGGCTGGCTGCTTACCGGGCAGAAGGTGTGGACGTCCGCGGCGCACAAAGCGCGCTGGGGCGTGTGCCTGGCGCGTACAGATCCGGACGCCCCGAAGCATAAAGGCATCACCTACTTTTTGGTGGACATGACCTCACCGGGAATCGAGATCCGGCCGCTGCGCGAGATCACCGGCGATTCGCTGTTCAACGAGGTCTTCCTCGACAACGTGTTCGTTCCCGACGAGATGGTCGTCGGCACCGTCAACGACGGCTGGCGGCTTGCCCGCACGACGTTGGCCAACGAGCGGATCGCGATGGCCACCGGGACCGCGCTGGGCAACCCGATGGAAGAGCTGCTCAGGCTGGTGGCAGGGATCGAGCTCGACGTGGCCCAGCAGGACCGGCTGGCGCGGCTCATCGTGACGGCCGCGGCCGGTGCCCTGCTGGATCAGCGCATCGCCCAGCTCGCCGTCGGCGGCCAGGACCCCGGTGCGCAGTCCAGCGTGCGCAAACTCATCGGCGTCCGCTACCGGCAGGCGCTGGCCGAATACCTGATGGACATGTCCGAGGGCGGCGGTCTCGTCGATAACCGCGCGGTGTACGACTTCCTCAACACCCGGTGCCTCACGATCGCCGGCGGTACCGAGCAGATCCTGCTCACGGTGGCCGCCGAGCGCCTGCTTGGCCTGCCGCGGTGA
- a CDS encoding ferredoxin--NADP reductase — protein sequence MTEAFPDEPLGDHVLELQIAEVVAETDEARSLVFAVPDGPDDPGIPPERLRYAPGQFLTLRVPSDRTGSVARCYSLCSSPFTDDALTVTVKRTADGYASNWLCDHAHRGMRIHALAPSGNFVPKTLDDDFLLLAAGSGITPIMSICKSALSEGSGQVTLVYANRDDRSVIFRDTLRELAAKYPDRLTVVHWLESLQGLPSAPALAKLAAPYTDRPAFICGPGPFMEAARVALETLKVPARQVHIEVFKSLESDPFAAVQIEDTADEPPATAVVELDGETHTVSWPRNAKLLDVLLAAGLDAPFSCREGHCGACACTLRRGQVTMEVNDVLEQQDLDDGLILACQSHPESDSVEVTYDE from the coding sequence TTGACCGAGGCGTTTCCCGACGAGCCGCTCGGCGACCACGTCCTCGAACTGCAGATCGCCGAGGTCGTCGCCGAAACCGACGAGGCGCGGTCACTGGTGTTCGCGGTCCCGGATGGACCCGACGATCCGGGGATCCCGCCGGAGCGGCTGCGCTACGCACCCGGCCAGTTCCTCACGCTGCGCGTGCCCAGCGACCGCACCGGCTCGGTGGCGCGCTGCTACTCGCTGTGCAGCTCGCCGTTCACCGACGACGCGCTCACCGTCACGGTCAAGCGCACCGCGGACGGATACGCGTCCAACTGGTTGTGCGACCACGCCCACCGCGGCATGCGCATCCACGCGCTGGCCCCGTCGGGCAACTTCGTGCCCAAGACGCTCGACGACGACTTCCTGTTGCTCGCCGCGGGCAGCGGGATCACGCCCATCATGTCGATCTGCAAGTCCGCGCTCTCCGAAGGCAGCGGGCAGGTGACGCTCGTTTACGCCAACCGCGACGACCGCTCGGTGATCTTCCGCGACACGCTGCGTGAGCTGGCCGCCAAGTATCCGGACCGGCTCACCGTGGTGCACTGGCTGGAGTCGCTGCAGGGCCTGCCGAGCGCGCCGGCGCTGGCCAAGCTGGCCGCCCCGTACACCGACCGGCCGGCGTTCATCTGCGGACCGGGTCCGTTCATGGAGGCGGCCCGTGTCGCCCTGGAAACGCTGAAAGTGCCTGCCCGGCAAGTACACATCGAGGTGTTCAAGTCGCTGGAGTCCGATCCGTTCGCCGCGGTCCAGATTGAGGACACCGCAGACGAGCCGCCGGCCACCGCGGTGGTGGAGCTCGACGGGGAAACCCACACCGTGTCGTGGCCGCGCAACGCCAAGCTGCTCGACGTGCTGCTGGCCGCGGGCCTCGACGCGCCGTTCTCGTGCCGGGAAGGCCACTGCGGCGCGTGTGCCTGCACGCTGCGCCGGGGCCAAGTAACCATGGAAGTCAACGACGTGCTGGAACAGCAGGATCTCGACGACGGGCTGATTTTGGCCTGTCAATCTCACCCGGAATCTGATTCGGTAGAAGTAACTTACGACGAGTAA